A single window of Ammospiza caudacuta isolate bAmmCau1 chromosome Z, bAmmCau1.pri, whole genome shotgun sequence DNA harbors:
- the PLAA gene encoding phospholipase A-2-activating protein, translating to MAGEGSMFRLRCSLLGHGQDVRGLTRGLFPEGSFVSVSRDRTARLWAPDGLNRGFTEMHCMSGHSNFVSCVCIIPPSDLYPRGLIATGGNDHNICIFTVDNSAPLYVLKGHKNTVCSLSSGKFGTLLSGSWDTTAKVWLNDRCMMTLQGHTAAIWAVKILPEQGLMLTGSADKTIKLWKAGRCERTFTGHEDCVRGLAILSEMEFLSCANDASVRRWQISGECLQVYYGHTNYIYSISVFPRCKDFVTTGEDRSLRIWKQGECAQTIRLPAQSVWCCCVLDNGDIVVGASDGIIRVFTESLERTASAEEIQAFENELAQASIDPKTGDLGDINADDLPGREHLKDPGTRDGQTRLIKDNGKVEAYQWSVSEGRWIKIGDVVGSSGATQQTSGKVLFEGKEYDYVFTIDVNENGPSYKLPYNITDDPWLTAYNFLQKNDLNPMFLDQVAKFIMDNTKGQTLFTTSNQFSDPFTGAGRYVPGSSSGSSAIPGADPFTGAGRYVPGSASNTVPPVGGVDPFTGMDAYQSAAAKVENIYFPKKDAVTFDQANPTQILGKLKELNGSAAEEHKLTEDDLIILEKLLSATCNTSTETPTAQQLQTLWRAINWPEDIVFPALDILRLSVRHPTVNENFCSEKEHVQFIILLLKFLNPKGKQANQLLALRALCNCFVSNAGQKLMMEQRDEIMTQAIETKSGNNKNIHIALATLTLNYAVCLHKVNNVEGKAQCLSVISTVMEVVQDLEAIFRLLVALGTLISDDTNAVQLAKSLGVDSQIKKYASVSEPAKVKECCRFVLNLL from the exons ATGGCGGGTGAGGGCAGCATGTTCCGGCTGCgctgctccctgctggggcACGGGCAGGACGTGCGCGGCCTCACCCGCGGCCTCTTCCCGGAAGGCAGCTTCGTGTCTGTCTCGCGGGACAGAACCGCGCGGCTCTGGGCCCCTGACGG TCTTAACAGGGGTTTTACTGAGATGCACTGTATGAGTGGCCACTCAAATTTTGTATCTTGCGTGTGCATCATACCTCCAAGTGACCTCTACCCTCGTGGGCTGATTGCAACTGGTGGCAATGATCataatatttgcattttcacaGTTGACAACTCAGCTCCTCTTTATGTCCTTAAGGGTCATAAAAACACAG TTTGCAGCCTTTCATCTGGGAAATTTGGCACATTATTAAGTGGATCATGGGATACAACAGCAAAAGTCTGGTTGAATGACAGATGTATGATGACATTACAG gGTCACACAGCTGCAATATGGGCAGTGAAGATACTTCCAGAACAGGGATTAATGTTGACTGGTTCAGCTGACAAAACTATAAAACTGTGGAAGGCAGGCAGATGTGAAAGAACATTCACTG GACATGAAGATTGTGTGAGAGGTTTAGCTATTCTCAGTGAAATGGAGTTCCTTTCCTGTGCTAATGATGCTAGTGTTCGAAGATGGCAGATCTCTGGCGAGTGTCTGCAGGTGTATTATGGACATACAAATTACATATACAGCATTTCTGTCTTCCCTCGATGTAAAG attttgtaACAACTGGAGAGGATAGATCTCTTAGAATCTGGAAACAAGGGGAATGTGCTCAAACAATCAGACTCCCAGCTCAGTCTGtgtggtgctgctgtgtctTAGACAATGGTGACATCGTAGTTGGTGCAAG TGATGGAATTATAAGGGTGTTTACAGAGTCCTTGGAACGTACAGCAAGTGCTGAAGAGATTCAGGCTTTTGAAAATGAGCTTGCCCAAGCATCCATTGACCCTAAAACTGGTGATTTAGGAGATATCAATGCTGATGACCTTCCTGGAAGAGAACACCTTAAGGATCCTG GAACAAGAGATGGACAGACACGGCTTATTAAAGATAATGGGAAAGTAGAAGCATATCAATGGAGTGTAAGTGAAGGAAGATGGATAAAGATCGGTGATGTTGTTGGTTCTTCTGGAGCCACACAACAAACGTCTGGAAAAGTTTTATTTGAAGGAAAG GAATATGACTATGTTTTCACCATTGATGTAAATGAAAATGGGCCTTCCTACAAACTGCCATATAATATCACTGATGATCCCTGGCTGACTGCATACAACTTCCTGCAAAAGAATGATTTAAATCCTATGTTTCTGGATCAGGTGGCCAAGTTTATTATGGACAACACTAAGGGGCAAACACTGTTCACTACAAGTAATCAATTTTCAGATCCATTTAcag GTGCTGGACGTTATGTTCCAGGCTCTTCATCTGGATCAAGTGCAATACCTGGAGCAGACCCATTTACAG GAGCTGGTCGGTACGTTCCTGGTTCAGCATCAAACACAGTTCCTCCAGTGGGCGGCGTTGATCCATTTACAG GAATGGATGCCTACCAGTCAGCTGCAGCTAaagttgaaaatatttattttccgAAGAAAGATGCGGTCACCTTTGACCAGGCCAATCCTACACAGATACTGG GCAAATTAAAGGAACTTAATGGCAGTGCAGCTGAAGAACATAAGCTTACTGAAGATGACTTGATAATCCTAGAAAAGTTACTGTCTGCAACATGCAACACCTCTACGGAAACACCTACAGCACAGCAACTTCAGACTTTATGGAGAGCAATTAACTGGCCAGAAG aTATTGTCTTTCCAGCGCTAGACATTCTTAGATTGTCTGTCAGGCATCCCACTGTGAATGAAAACTTCTGCAGTGAAAAGGAGCATGTACAGTTTATCATCCTTCTTCTTAAATTTCTGAATCCTAAAGGCAAACAAGCAAACCAGCTGTTGGCACTTAGAGCTCTTTGCAATTGTTTTGTCAGCAATGCAGGCCAGAAGCTCATGATGGAACAGAGGGATGAAATAATGACACAAGCAATAGAAACGAAATCAGGCAATAATAAGAACATCCACATTGCACTGGCCACACTGACATTGAACTATGCTGTATGTTTACATAAAGTCAACAACGTTGAGGGCAAAGCTCAATGTTTATCAGTAATCAGCACAGTTATGGAAGTTGTTCAAGATCTTGAAGCTATTTTTAGACTGCTTGTGGCTCTTGGGACGCTAATCAGTGATGATACAAATGCTGTGCAATTAGCTAAGTCTCTGGGAGTTGATTCTCAAATAAAAAAGTATGCCTCTGTATCAGAACCAGCTAAAGTAAAAGAATGCTGTAGGTTTGTTCTTAATCTGTTATAA